A segment of the Streptomyces sp. NBC_00376 genome:
TCTCGCGCCGGATGCCCTCGACCGGGCGCAGCGCCCGCCGGGTCACCAGCCAGGTCACCCCGGAGACCACGAGCAGCAGCAACGGCAGCCCGATCAGCATCGCGCCGCGCACCGTGCCCACGGCCTCCTGCTCGGCGGCCAGCGGGGCACCCGCGTGCACGGTCAGCGTCACCCCGGCGGGGGTCGTCGCCCGCACGGACGCGAAACGGTAGTCGGCCGTCTCGCCGTCCACGTTCGCGGTGCCGTTGATGAAGTCCGGTTCGTCGGAGTCGACTTCACCGCGGCCGGGGGCGGGGGTGGCGTGACCGTCGTCGTCATCGCTTCCGTCGTCGCCCCCGTTGTCGTCGTCGCTCGCGCTGCCGGACGCCCCGGCGGCCGGGGGCGGGGCCGGGACGGGCGTGACCCGGTCCGTGCCGGTGCCGGAGATCGCCCGGAGGTCCTTGGAGACGGCGACCACCCGCCCGTCCTCGTCGGTCACCTGGACCGGATGGTCCTCCTCGTCGCGCATCTCCAGCCGGTCGTACGGCACGTCGAGGGCGAGCTGCCCGGCCACTTCCCGGGCCACCACCTCGGCCTGGAGCCCCGCCTGGTCGGTGAGGTTGGCACGAAGGACGAGGAGTACGGAGAGCCCGGCGCCGATCAGCGCGAGGGCGACCACCACGGTGGCGCCGAGCGCGGCCCTGGCCCGGACCGACCTCACAGCGCCTCCAGCCGGTACCCGGCGCCGCGCACCGTGCGGATGGCGGCCGGGCCGAGCTTGCGCCGCAGCGTGCTCACGTACACCTCGACGATGTTCGGGTCGCCGTCGTAGGCGAAGTCCCAGACGTGTTCGAGGATGTCCGCCTTGCTCACCACCTCCCCGGACCGCAGCGCGAGCTGTTCCAGCACCGCGAACTCCTTGGTGGTGAGGGTGATCTCGGCCTCGCCGAGGTGGACGCGGCGGGCGGCGGTGTCCATGCGCAGGGCTCCGACGGTGACCACCGGCGAGCCGGAGCCGCCGCCCCGGCGCCGCAGCAGCGCCCGGATCCGCGCCACCAGCACCACGTACGAGAAGGGCTTGGTCAGATAGTCGTCGGCCCCGGTGTCGAGG
Coding sequences within it:
- a CDS encoding response regulator transcription factor — translated: MRLLIVEDEKRLATALAAGLTAEGFAVDVVHDGLEGLHRAAEGAYDLIVLDIMLPGMNGYRVCAALRAAGHETPILMLTAKDGEYDEAEGLDTGADDYLTKPFSYVVLVARIRALLRRRGGGSGSPVVTVGALRMDTAARRVHLGEAEITLTTKEFAVLEQLALRSGEVVSKADILEHVWDFAYDGDPNIVEVYVSTLRRKLGPAAIRTVRGAGYRLEAL